The Canis lupus familiaris isolate Mischka breed German Shepherd chromosome 27, alternate assembly UU_Cfam_GSD_1.0, whole genome shotgun sequence genome window below encodes:
- the TMA7 gene encoding translation machinery-associated protein 7 — protein sequence MSGREGGKKKPLKQPKKQAKEMDEEDKAFKQKQKEEQKKLEELKAKAAGKGPLATGGIKKSGKK from the coding sequence ATGTCCGGCCGCGAAGGTGGCAAGAAAAAGCCCCTGAAGCAGCCCAAGAAACAGGCCAAGGAGATGGACGAGGAAGATAAGGCATTCAAGCAGaaacagaaggaggagcagaagaaaCTCGAGGAACTAAAAGCGAAGGCCGCGGGGAAGGGACCTCTGGCCACAGGTGGAATTAAGAAATCTGGCAAAAAGTAA